A region of Reichenbachiella carrageenanivorans DNA encodes the following proteins:
- a CDS encoding DEAD/DEAH box helicase codes for MKVSPSQPFQIIYTLFEHQYLGYLFESFVIQLDSEGRLTFSHQNISAKNAKEFDNGLDKNDYELIKIMDSMQPDIVAKKYDKKKMKPDEFFLKCFDDQTGDEHAQQEIKNYVERRRAQIMPLMHGKRLFEMGNDGEPAWKEIEVLNDKATVLFHFRRNEENTHYFPTIKHQEEKVDFQYKGAYILCNDPAYIVIEKKLYSFEKNVDANKLKPFLNKKFIAIPRKIEDNYYHKFVAPLVASFDVYAKGFDIKTETTELKPLLYFSELASNGQSMDLFNSNGKHTTIVEDSKILFELKFNYGDHNYSADQIKDVSVHVEKEEDHYTFHRIKRNLEKEKKFVSFLNETGLPLKHARSTMDTAKAFSWIQSTKKLLEDSGIVLKQNGKGEKKYFLGKSEMTVEIKENIDWFDIHAIIKFGDFEIPFHIIRNYILKKKHEIELPNGEIAVIPEEWFTQYAELMAFSNEGEEESLQLQKHHISLVKDLNESNLAHLQLSRKLERLRDFDTIGDYDMPKGFKGELRPYQRAGFNWMRFLNEYRLGGCLADDMGLGKTVQTLALLQSVHQDNDNGTSLLVMPTSLIYNWEKESEKFTPQLKMLNYTGVKRNKDIKQFAKYDLVVTSYGLIRQDIDLLAEFHFNYIILDESQVIKNPESNISKCVRDLNSSFKLILTGTPIENTTMDLWSQMTFLNPGLLGGKTFFKNQFQLPIEKKNDEEKTKKLYTIIKPFLLRRHKSQVATDLPEKIENIRYCTMSEAQEEAYEKVKSAYRDKIMHEIEAGGIGKSQFMILQGLTKLRQIANHPFLADDEYTGDSGKLEDISHMLQNAINKNHKILVFSQFVKHLKIVSKYLDDNKIKYSYLDGSTKDRQKEVENFQSDKQIKVFLISLKAGGLGLNLTEAEYVFLLDPWWNPAIEAQAIDRAHRIGQKNKVFTYRFITKNTVEEKILQLQQNKQKLADDLITTEESFVKTLTKDDISGLLD; via the coding sequence ATGAAAGTATCTCCAAGTCAGCCTTTTCAAATCATATACACCCTATTTGAGCACCAATATCTGGGCTATTTATTCGAATCATTCGTGATTCAATTAGACAGCGAAGGTCGACTGACCTTTTCTCACCAAAACATATCAGCGAAGAATGCTAAGGAATTTGACAATGGCTTAGATAAAAACGATTACGAACTGATCAAGATCATGGACTCCATGCAACCTGATATAGTCGCAAAAAAATACGACAAGAAAAAAATGAAACCCGATGAGTTTTTCTTGAAGTGCTTCGATGATCAAACGGGAGACGAACACGCCCAGCAAGAAATCAAAAACTACGTAGAGCGCAGGCGGGCTCAGATCATGCCTCTCATGCATGGCAAGCGGCTCTTCGAAATGGGCAATGATGGCGAACCTGCTTGGAAAGAAATAGAAGTGCTCAACGACAAAGCCACGGTCTTGTTTCACTTCCGTAGAAATGAAGAAAACACCCACTACTTCCCTACAATCAAGCACCAAGAAGAAAAGGTAGATTTTCAATACAAGGGCGCATATATTCTCTGCAACGACCCTGCCTATATTGTGATAGAAAAAAAGCTCTACAGTTTCGAAAAAAATGTAGATGCCAATAAACTCAAGCCATTTTTAAACAAGAAATTCATAGCGATCCCTCGCAAAATTGAAGATAATTATTATCACAAATTTGTAGCGCCATTGGTAGCCTCTTTCGATGTCTATGCCAAAGGCTTTGACATCAAAACAGAAACCACAGAACTCAAACCACTACTCTACTTCTCTGAACTGGCCTCCAATGGTCAGTCGATGGATCTTTTTAATAGCAATGGAAAACACACCACTATTGTAGAGGATTCTAAAATTCTCTTCGAACTAAAATTCAACTACGGGGATCACAACTACAGCGCAGATCAGATCAAAGATGTAAGTGTACATGTAGAGAAAGAAGAAGATCACTACACCTTTCATCGGATCAAAAGAAACCTAGAAAAAGAGAAAAAATTCGTTTCCTTCCTCAATGAAACTGGACTCCCTCTCAAGCACGCTAGGTCTACCATGGATACTGCCAAGGCCTTCTCTTGGATACAAAGCACAAAAAAATTACTAGAAGACTCAGGTATCGTGCTCAAACAAAATGGTAAAGGAGAGAAAAAATATTTCTTGGGCAAGTCCGAAATGACCGTCGAAATCAAAGAAAATATTGATTGGTTCGACATTCATGCCATCATTAAGTTTGGTGATTTCGAAATTCCATTCCACATCATTCGAAACTATATTCTGAAAAAGAAGCATGAAATAGAGCTCCCTAATGGCGAAATCGCCGTAATACCTGAAGAGTGGTTTACCCAATATGCAGAGTTGATGGCATTTTCTAATGAGGGAGAAGAAGAGTCTCTACAACTACAGAAACATCACATCTCCTTGGTCAAAGACCTCAACGAGTCTAACCTGGCTCACTTGCAACTTTCACGCAAACTAGAGCGATTAAGAGACTTTGACACCATTGGCGATTATGATATGCCAAAAGGATTCAAGGGTGAATTGAGACCGTACCAAAGAGCTGGGTTCAATTGGATGCGATTTCTCAACGAATACCGCTTGGGCGGCTGTCTGGCCGACGACATGGGTCTAGGTAAAACGGTACAGACACTTGCGCTGCTGCAATCTGTGCATCAAGACAACGACAATGGCACCAGCCTTCTAGTAATGCCTACTTCATTGATCTACAACTGGGAGAAAGAATCCGAAAAGTTTACCCCCCAACTGAAAATGTTGAATTACACGGGAGTAAAAAGAAACAAAGACATTAAACAATTTGCCAAGTATGACTTAGTGGTTACTTCTTATGGCCTTATCAGACAAGATATAGACCTGCTAGCAGAATTTCATTTCAACTACATCATCCTCGATGAATCTCAAGTTATTAAAAATCCAGAATCCAACATTTCGAAATGTGTTCGTGATTTGAACTCTTCGTTCAAATTGATTTTGACAGGTACCCCTATCGAAAATACAACCATGGATCTGTGGTCTCAAATGACATTTTTAAACCCTGGGCTCTTAGGTGGAAAAACCTTTTTCAAGAATCAGTTTCAACTACCTATTGAAAAGAAAAATGACGAAGAAAAAACCAAGAAGCTATATACAATCATCAAACCTTTTTTGCTCAGAAGACACAAATCCCAAGTGGCTACTGATCTACCAGAAAAGATAGAAAACATCCGATACTGCACCATGTCGGAGGCGCAGGAAGAAGCTTATGAAAAAGTGAAATCTGCCTACCGAGACAAGATCATGCATGAGATAGAAGCAGGGGGTATTGGCAAGTCACAATTCATGATATTACAGGGACTGACCAAGTTGCGACAAATAGCCAACCACCCATTCCTTGCGGATGATGAGTACACTGGAGATTCTGGTAAACTAGAAGATATCAGCCACATGCTCCAAAATGCGATCAACAAGAATCACAAGATTTTGGTCTTTTCGCAGTTTGTAAAACACCTCAAAATAGTCAGTAAATACCTAGATGATAATAAGATCAAATACTCCTACCTCGATGGGAGCACAAAAGACCGTCAGAAAGAAGTAGAAAATTTCCAAAGCGATAAACAAATCAAAGTGTTTTTGATCTCTCTCAAAGCTGGCGGGCTCGGCCTCAACCTAACCGAGGCCGAATATGTATTTCTATTGGACCCATGGTGGAATCCAGCGATAGAAGCACAAGCGATCGATAGAGCACATCGAATAGGTCAGAAAAACAAAGTGTTTACTTACCGATTTATTACGAAAAATACAGTGGAAGAAAAGATTTTGCAACTACAGCAAAACAAACAAAAACTCGCAGATGATTTGATTACAACAGAAGAGAGCTTTGTAAAAACACTAACCAAGGATGATATCTCAGGGTTATTAGATTAA
- a CDS encoding hybrid sensor histidine kinase/response regulator transcription factor has protein sequence MIKTRLLFGLLLLTMATIGSDLKADASRFKYITHDDGLSQSEVYSFLQDSRNFMWIGTVDGLNKFDGYHIEKFYTEKDNKYTLSNNTVRALAEDGQGRVWIGTDDGLSVYDPLTEKIQQIDIPILQGQIVTILSLLTDQKYMWFSSTQGLFRCQIKGRSIKELSNSFEQIKFPENQFSDSNQRVNAIIKTNDGSYWLEVQRSLLNFVIQEDGRIVFVRFHKFDGLNDLRNLTEDKDGNLWMSSVNEGVIRFNPLTRKMTRLNANKPAPYSLTSNTVSSIAFDHDGNMWVSTTDKGLNFIAYEHLGNDQINTKHYRPNKNDPYGLQSDLLYKLYVSRENTLWIGTIGKGAAIFDPDQKAFETYRIPTEGSINTTNSNFIRALNEDKKGNLWIGTHNNGLFIYDKLTLTYKKVGFENHAIFFIYPAYEDLLWVCGNHGISLCRYTNKKLQIVNETKHQQATFNIVKSRSDVYWSGSFQGINRIESKPGVAPKYQQLENLIAQKMSYENTRVLFYDSISHTLLAGTEGGGLNQIFLNNEHTPTHIKVYKTSNADSSISSNYIRSIARDAHGDIWLGTYEGVNKVIQNPKSNQLSFEVYSTHHGLPNNMIQSILPDDTGNLWLGTNNGLCRFNPRSMNIQTFNANDGLQSSEFSEHTAFQSKDGCFYFGGIDGFNSFFPHEIVGTKNKPTITVTDFYLFNKKPLIETDSENRVILSKSILLTDTIILFHDQNDIRFDFSAMVYTNPDKIKYVYKLEGYDKDWIYTDSEHRNANYTNLSFGEYTFRVKSTNIDGVWNDNERQIFIKILAPFALTPWAFFLYFIGFVLIILYLTTFSVMRITTKKKILLENDHNQKIHELDELRTRFFINISHDLRTPLTLILGPLKQLTKTIAEDNPLHSYVQLIDRNIQRLNYLIEQILDVRKAETGFLKANPSHTDIIFFLKEEMSHFGQALIEKNLTLNIINDQNEIAFPFDRDMIGKILFNLSSNAIKHSQSGSINIYVAIVEAHTIENYNAENNSQRYVKISIEDCGPGMSELTMSRIFERFYQNESASYKGFGIGLSHCKDLIDAHKGYIHVESQLGKSTTFSFYLPMDMKETTGNIESNVNISNMSNIIDEPDPSTINGLHSETILLVEDNADMREYLRLELAETYNILQAEDGIAGLKLAQKELPDLIVSDIMMPNMNGVEMCKELKSNVKTSHIPVIILTAKTDKSTKYKGLETGADDYVSKPFDIELLTLRIKNLLEQRIKLRLMFQQNRELSPSLITVTSADEKFLTQLMEEIEKGIPESSFSVNTLENMMGMSHANFYRKVKSLTGQSGKELLQSMRMKRAYQLLTNQNLRVSEVAYMVGFTNPKYFTKCFKEEYGVLPSAIESS, from the coding sequence ATGATTAAAACAAGACTCCTTTTTGGTTTACTTTTATTGACAATGGCTACCATTGGGTCTGATTTAAAAGCGGATGCTTCAAGGTTTAAATATATCACTCATGATGACGGATTGTCGCAAAGTGAAGTGTATTCATTTCTGCAAGACAGTCGCAATTTCATGTGGATAGGAACTGTCGATGGGTTAAACAAATTTGACGGTTATCACATCGAAAAATTTTACACCGAAAAAGATAATAAATACACCCTATCAAATAACACAGTTAGAGCTCTGGCCGAAGACGGACAAGGTCGGGTATGGATAGGTACAGATGATGGCCTAAGTGTATACGACCCCCTTACCGAAAAAATACAACAAATCGACATCCCCATTCTTCAGGGTCAGATCGTGACCATCCTAAGCTTACTTACAGATCAAAAATATATGTGGTTTAGTTCTACTCAAGGGCTGTTTCGTTGCCAAATAAAGGGGAGATCCATTAAAGAATTATCTAATAGCTTTGAACAAATTAAATTCCCTGAAAACCAATTTTCAGATTCTAATCAACGAGTAAACGCCATCATAAAGACAAATGACGGCTCATATTGGCTAGAGGTACAGCGATCATTACTCAACTTTGTAATACAAGAAGATGGTCGAATTGTTTTTGTCCGATTTCATAAATTTGATGGACTCAATGACCTTCGAAACTTAACAGAAGATAAAGACGGCAATCTATGGATGAGCTCGGTCAATGAAGGCGTAATTCGCTTCAATCCTTTGACCAGAAAAATGACGCGCCTCAACGCGAACAAACCTGCCCCCTATTCTTTGACCTCCAACACAGTCTCTTCTATCGCATTTGACCATGATGGCAATATGTGGGTTTCTACAACAGATAAGGGACTTAACTTTATCGCATACGAACATCTGGGCAATGATCAAATAAATACTAAACACTATCGTCCAAACAAAAATGACCCATATGGACTTCAATCGGATTTGTTATATAAATTATATGTAAGCAGGGAAAATACCTTGTGGATCGGCACCATAGGAAAAGGTGCTGCTATATTTGACCCTGACCAAAAAGCTTTTGAAACCTATAGGATACCTACAGAAGGCAGTATCAATACGACCAATTCTAATTTTATTCGTGCTCTAAATGAGGACAAAAAAGGTAATTTATGGATTGGGACTCACAACAATGGTCTGTTTATTTACGACAAACTAACACTCACATACAAAAAAGTCGGATTCGAAAACCATGCTATTTTCTTCATCTATCCTGCTTATGAAGACCTACTATGGGTATGTGGCAATCATGGCATATCCTTGTGTAGATATACCAATAAAAAACTTCAAATCGTAAACGAAACCAAACACCAACAAGCAACTTTTAACATTGTAAAAAGCCGAAGCGATGTCTATTGGAGCGGATCTTTTCAAGGCATCAATAGAATTGAATCTAAACCAGGGGTAGCCCCAAAATACCAACAATTAGAAAACCTAATCGCTCAAAAAATGTCTTACGAAAACACTAGAGTCTTATTTTATGATAGTATTTCGCATACGCTTTTGGCAGGCACAGAAGGAGGGGGGCTCAATCAAATATTTCTTAACAATGAGCACACTCCTACACATATCAAAGTTTATAAAACCAGTAATGCCGATTCATCAATTAGCAGCAACTATATTCGCTCAATAGCCCGAGATGCTCATGGGGATATTTGGCTCGGCACTTACGAAGGGGTCAACAAGGTAATCCAAAACCCAAAATCTAATCAACTCTCATTCGAAGTTTATAGTACCCACCATGGTCTACCCAATAATATGATACAGAGTATTTTGCCAGACGACACTGGCAATTTATGGCTAGGCACTAACAATGGTTTGTGCCGATTTAACCCTCGATCGATGAACATCCAAACGTTCAATGCCAACGATGGATTACAAAGCTCAGAATTCTCCGAACACACAGCATTTCAAAGTAAAGATGGTTGCTTCTACTTTGGAGGAATCGACGGATTCAATTCATTCTTTCCTCATGAAATAGTCGGCACCAAAAATAAACCAACCATAACAGTAACAGATTTCTACCTATTCAACAAAAAACCACTAATCGAAACAGACAGCGAAAATCGAGTGATCCTATCAAAAAGCATTCTTCTTACCGATACGATCATTCTATTTCATGATCAAAACGACATTCGTTTCGATTTTTCAGCTATGGTATATACCAATCCAGACAAAATAAAATATGTCTACAAGCTTGAAGGCTATGACAAAGACTGGATCTACACAGATTCTGAACACCGCAATGCCAATTATACAAATTTAAGTTTTGGTGAATATACCTTTCGAGTAAAATCAACCAATATAGACGGTGTCTGGAATGATAATGAACGACAAATTTTCATTAAAATCCTTGCTCCGTTTGCGCTTACCCCGTGGGCGTTTTTTCTATACTTTATCGGCTTTGTATTAATCATTTTATACCTGACAACATTTTCTGTCATGCGCATTACCACAAAGAAAAAAATACTGCTTGAAAATGACCACAATCAAAAAATACATGAACTTGATGAATTAAGAACTAGATTTTTTATCAACATTTCTCATGATCTTCGAACTCCCCTGACATTGATTTTAGGCCCTCTCAAACAATTAACGAAAACGATTGCTGAAGACAACCCACTACACTCATACGTCCAACTGATCGACCGCAACATACAACGCCTCAACTACCTCATAGAACAAATTCTTGATGTACGCAAAGCAGAAACAGGCTTTCTCAAGGCAAACCCCTCTCATACCGATATCATTTTCTTTTTAAAAGAAGAAATGAGCCATTTCGGACAAGCCTTGATCGAAAAAAATCTTACACTCAACATCATTAACGATCAAAACGAAATTGCTTTCCCTTTCGACAGAGATATGATTGGCAAAATACTATTTAACTTAAGCTCTAATGCCATCAAACATTCTCAATCAGGTAGTATCAATATCTACGTAGCTATTGTAGAGGCACATACCATTGAAAACTACAATGCTGAGAATAACTCCCAACGATACGTCAAGATCAGTATAGAAGATTGTGGTCCTGGAATGTCTGAATTAACGATGAGTCGAATATTTGAACGATTTTATCAAAATGAATCCGCTTCATACAAAGGCTTTGGCATTGGCTTATCACACTGCAAAGACCTCATCGATGCTCATAAAGGATATATACATGTCGAAAGTCAACTCGGAAAAAGCACGACATTTAGTTTTTATCTCCCTATGGACATGAAAGAAACTACTGGAAATATTGAAAGCAATGTTAATATTTCCAATATGTCAAATATCATCGATGAGCCTGACCCTTCGACGATAAATGGCTTGCATAGTGAAACTATTCTATTGGTAGAAGACAATGCTGACATGCGTGAGTATCTCAGGTTAGAGCTCGCTGAGACCTATAATATACTCCAAGCAGAAGATGGCATTGCAGGGTTAAAACTGGCACAAAAGGAACTCCCTGATCTAATAGTGTCTGACATCATGATGCCAAACATGAATGGCGTGGAGATGTGCAAAGAGTTAAAATCCAATGTAAAAACCAGTCATATACCTGTTATCATATTGACGGCCAAAACTGATAAATCAACCAAATATAAAGGTCTAGAAACAGGTGCGGATGATTATGTATCCAAGCCATTTGACATTGAACTGCTAACGCTTCGTATCAAAAATTTGTTAGAACAGCGCATCAAATTAAGGTTAATGTTTCAGCAAAACCGAGAACTGTCTCCCTCTCTGATCACAGTTACATCAGCTGATGAGAAATTTCTTACCCAATTGATGGAAGAAATAGAAAAAGGTATTCCCGAATCTAGCTTTAGTGTCAACACGCTTGAAAACATGATGGGTATGAGCCATGCCAATTTTTACAGAAAAGTGAAGAGTCTGACAGGCCAATCAGGCAAAGAACTCCTTCAAAGCATGAGAATGAAACGTGCATATCAATTATTGACTAATCAAAATTTGCGCGTATCTGAAGTAGCCTATATGGTTGGATTTACCAATCCAAAATACTTTACTAAATGCTTTAAAGAAGAATACGGAGTACTTCCAAGTGCGATTGAGTCTTCCTAA
- a CDS encoding bifunctional UDP-N-acetylmuramoyl-tripeptide:D-alanyl-D-alanine ligase/alanine racemase, with product MKFSELNKGCVGEMLQLPLDINIQGLAFDSRQIAIRSGVVFFAIAGQNHDGHQFINDAYEKGVRLFVVEQKVKMKSDASYFLVTDAIVAMQALVKMHRIAYNYPVIGITGSNGKTIVKEWLAQMLDDQFDIVKSPKSYNSQLGVPLSVWAMGEHHNLGIFEAGISQTGEMARLEQVIQPTLGIFTNLGEAHNAGFENLTEKAAEKAKLFAHVQQVVYCADHTLVDQVLKAAVSEQTVLVPWQIKEQKGKKYVMDVLQKTFTFYLKYDDPASVENVMHCAATLALLGYDQGFIQLRLNRLSSIKMRLEMKQAINRSYVIDDTYNNDLYGLEVALDFLGRQNQRAKKTVILSDLYQTGLSNEQLYQRVNDLLQKNNIQKFIGIGEEINQSSAQFHVSAQFYSSTEEFLAAGYSPNDEIVLVKGARDFEFELIVNNLEQKAHGTILEVNLEHLIHNLNYYRSKLQPQTKIMVMVKALAYGGGNFEIANLLQFHKVDYLGVAYADEAVELRKNGIHIPIMIMNVSPTSFRLLKEYNLEPEIYSLDQLIDFLDYYENMQDLPAIHIKLETGMNRLGFTESNLQRLIEQLKLNKHLKVKSIFSHLAGSDDPRHADFTKQQAARFERMSSVIMESLWYKPMKHIVNTGGIASYPELHFDMVRLGIGLHGFDPTQTEQGQLKIVSSLKCNVSQVKKIPAGESIGYGRSGFAKKDTTIAIIPIGYADGYLRAFGNGIGQMLINGQLVPTIGNVCMDMTMVDVTGVSVKSGDEVVVFGEKPTISALAEWIKTIPYEILTNVSQRVKRVFLSE from the coding sequence ATGAAGTTTAGTGAATTGAATAAGGGTTGTGTAGGGGAAATGTTGCAATTGCCATTGGATATAAATATTCAGGGATTGGCGTTCGATTCTCGACAAATCGCCATTAGGTCTGGTGTCGTATTTTTTGCCATTGCAGGTCAGAATCATGATGGCCACCAATTCATTAATGATGCTTACGAAAAAGGGGTGAGGCTTTTTGTTGTAGAGCAAAAAGTGAAAATGAAATCTGACGCTTCGTATTTCCTTGTGACAGATGCTATAGTGGCTATGCAGGCGTTAGTCAAAATGCACAGAATCGCATACAATTACCCTGTGATTGGGATCACAGGGAGCAATGGTAAGACTATTGTAAAAGAGTGGTTGGCTCAAATGCTGGACGATCAGTTTGATATTGTGAAAAGTCCCAAAAGTTATAACTCGCAGTTGGGCGTGCCGCTGTCTGTTTGGGCTATGGGAGAGCACCACAATCTAGGTATTTTCGAGGCGGGTATTTCTCAAACGGGTGAAATGGCACGTTTGGAGCAAGTCATTCAGCCGACCCTTGGGATATTTACTAATCTTGGAGAAGCGCATAACGCAGGTTTTGAGAATTTGACAGAAAAGGCAGCTGAAAAGGCCAAGCTTTTTGCACATGTGCAGCAGGTAGTCTATTGTGCGGATCATACGTTGGTGGATCAAGTTTTGAAAGCCGCAGTATCTGAGCAGACGGTACTTGTCCCGTGGCAGATCAAAGAACAAAAAGGTAAAAAGTATGTCATGGATGTGCTTCAAAAAACCTTTACTTTTTATTTAAAGTATGACGATCCTGCTTCGGTAGAGAATGTCATGCATTGTGCGGCTACATTGGCATTATTGGGCTATGACCAAGGGTTTATTCAGCTCAGACTCAATCGACTGTCGTCGATCAAAATGCGCTTGGAAATGAAGCAAGCCATTAATAGATCCTATGTGATCGATGATACTTACAACAATGACTTGTATGGATTAGAAGTAGCACTCGATTTTTTAGGTCGTCAAAATCAGCGCGCAAAAAAGACAGTTATCCTTTCTGACTTGTATCAGACAGGTCTTTCTAATGAGCAATTGTATCAACGTGTGAATGATCTGTTACAAAAAAACAACATTCAAAAATTCATAGGTATAGGAGAGGAGATCAATCAGAGTAGTGCTCAATTTCATGTTTCAGCACAGTTTTATTCCTCTACAGAGGAATTTTTAGCAGCAGGCTATTCGCCAAATGATGAGATCGTATTAGTGAAAGGAGCTAGGGATTTTGAGTTTGAACTCATCGTAAATAACCTAGAGCAAAAGGCGCATGGCACCATTTTGGAAGTAAACTTGGAGCACCTGATTCATAACCTCAATTACTATCGCAGCAAGCTGCAGCCACAGACCAAGATCATGGTAATGGTGAAAGCATTGGCGTATGGAGGGGGTAATTTTGAAATTGCCAATTTACTGCAGTTTCACAAGGTAGATTATCTCGGTGTGGCTTATGCCGACGAGGCAGTGGAGTTGAGGAAAAACGGCATTCATATTCCAATTATGATAATGAATGTATCACCCACTTCTTTTCGGTTATTGAAAGAATACAATCTCGAACCAGAAATTTACAGTCTGGATCAGTTGATTGATTTTCTGGATTATTATGAAAATATGCAAGACCTGCCAGCTATACATATCAAATTAGAAACAGGGATGAATAGATTGGGATTTACTGAATCTAATCTGCAGCGGTTGATTGAGCAGCTCAAACTCAATAAGCACCTAAAAGTAAAAAGCATTTTCAGTCATCTAGCTGGTAGCGACGACCCTCGGCATGCGGATTTTACCAAGCAGCAAGCAGCACGTTTTGAAAGGATGAGTAGTGTCATTATGGAAAGCTTGTGGTATAAGCCTATGAAGCATATCGTAAACACTGGAGGAATTGCCAGTTACCCAGAGCTGCATTTCGACATGGTGCGATTGGGGATTGGTTTGCATGGATTTGATCCTACTCAGACCGAGCAGGGGCAGTTGAAGATTGTGAGTTCGCTCAAGTGCAACGTATCTCAGGTCAAAAAGATACCAGCGGGAGAGTCTATAGGTTATGGTAGAAGTGGGTTTGCCAAAAAGGACACAACGATTGCCATTATTCCGATTGGCTATGCCGACGGTTATTTGCGTGCGTTTGGCAATGGCATTGGTCAGATGCTAATCAATGGCCAGCTGGTGCCTACGATCGGTAATGTCTGCATGGATATGACCATGGTAGATGTGACGGGCGTATCTGTAAAATCTGGTGATGAAGTAGTTGTATTTGGCGAAAAACCGACTATTAGCGCTTTGGCGGAGTGGATTAAAACTATTCCGTATGAAATTTTAACCAATGTGAGTCAGAGAGTGAAAAGGGTATTTTTAAGTGAATGA
- a CDS encoding PaaI family thioesterase gives MNLINKKYFQDYMPENVCFGCGVNNDQGLHVKSYWEGEVAVCHWQSKEQYHGWSNLMNGGIIATLIDCHCMGTAMAQAYKAEGRELNTPPEYRYATGTLNVKYLSPTSNNHPVELRARVVEVKGRKTVMHCDFYCLGEKTAEAEVIGLRVYDSSQSDDNNVFKS, from the coding sequence ATGAATTTGATAAACAAAAAGTATTTTCAAGATTATATGCCAGAGAATGTATGCTTTGGTTGTGGGGTTAATAACGACCAAGGGCTTCATGTAAAGAGCTATTGGGAAGGAGAGGTGGCGGTATGTCACTGGCAATCTAAAGAGCAGTATCATGGTTGGTCAAACCTGATGAACGGGGGGATCATAGCTACATTGATTGACTGCCATTGTATGGGTACAGCCATGGCGCAGGCCTACAAGGCTGAAGGGCGTGAGCTGAATACTCCCCCAGAGTACAGGTATGCTACCGGGACGCTCAATGTGAAGTACCTAAGCCCCACCTCTAATAATCACCCTGTTGAGCTTCGAGCTCGTGTAGTAGAGGTAAAGGGGCGAAAAACGGTAATGCATTGTGATTTTTATTGTTTAGGAGAAAAAACAGCAGAAGCGGAAGTCATAGGGCTTCGTGTTTATGATAGTAGCCAAAGTGATGATAATAATGTGTTTAAATCTTAA